In Gossypium raimondii isolate GPD5lz chromosome 12, ASM2569854v1, whole genome shotgun sequence, a single window of DNA contains:
- the LOC105763008 gene encoding uncharacterized protein LOC105763008: MNISLFQFSPNCLPQVGKFRNHPSISNNRPNTKIPCTKKKLSDSALALDLAINVQKINTHLEQKEKAMKKSKELLFTELCQYLSLKEEEMNRKWRKMREEEKWILINKFVDEWGVHFHPLSARSVKEMVDEYLQDDNKSDPPMFPGLKRMLGMSKDA; this comes from the coding sequence ATGAACATCTCTCTGTTTCAGTTTTCCCCGAATTGCCTCCCACAGGTTGGGAAGTTCCGAAACCATCCTTCCATCTCCAACAACAGACCCAACACTAAGATTCCATGCACCAAAAAGAAGCTCAGCGATTCAGCCCTGGCTTTAGATTTGGCAATCAATGTGCAAAAGATTAACACCCATTTGGAGCAAAAAGAGAAAGCCATGAAGAAAAGCAAAGAGTTGCTGTTCACAGAGTTGTGCCAGTATTTGTCATTGAAAGAAGAGGAAATGAACAGGAAATGGAGAAAGATGAGAGAAGAGgagaaatggattttgattaacaAGTTCGTTGATGAATGGGGTGTTCATTTTCATCCTTTATCTGCTAGATCAGTTAAGGAAatggtggatgaatatttgcaAGATGATAACAAGTCTGATCCACCTATGTTTCCTGGTTTGAAGAGAATGCTAGGGATGTCAAAAGATGCTTAA